From the Garra rufa chromosome 17, GarRuf1.0, whole genome shotgun sequence genome, one window contains:
- the LOC141290202 gene encoding uncharacterized protein, whose protein sequence is MIRQKHTQEIMASVMQESLTCQGKNAMIHLSGCGIQLVSKKGRLSRTPALHLLSTHAEDSVRLTLSSSSSSSSSSLSSSSSIQDQGRSPAPPSKRESENLPPRRPLKLAPLQLPLEVLRQKPKSTQGAKVADSKSAETYPRKVKVCWRDGPDKSPERSLLSTITEPHKPLLTVNQTIKLASDRSAGKEAGQTEGNSNIRSTHAPKNVCHSEHGNSQSAAPAKNQDAVKKRLRLRRTQRLEEDQSKSSSSTGGLSAEESKLASAGPGKGQRATQTALRDASRVLEKASRRKPREPGTEAVGNAGRRMAVNDIQEAVF, encoded by the coding sequence ATGCAAGAGAGTTTAACCTGCCAGGGGAAAAATGCAATGATCCATCTAAGTGGCTGTGGCATTCAGCTGGTGTCTAAAAAGGGCCGTCTCTCACGCACACCTGCCCTCCATCTGTTATCAACACATGCTGAGGATTCTGTTCGCTTGACGCtctcctcttcttcctcctcctcctcctcgtcCTTGTCCTCTTCTTCCTCCATACAGGATCAGGGTCGATCTCCTGCTCCGCCATCTAAGCGAGAATCAGAGAATCTCCCCCCGAGACGCCCTCTGAAACTCGCTCCGCTACAGCTCCCCCTAGAAGTCCTGCGACAAAAGCCTAAAAGCACTCAGGGGGCCAAAGTGGCAGACAGTAAGTCAGCCGAGACGTACCCAAGAAAGGTAAAAGTTTGTTGGCGGGACGGCCCGGACAAGTCACCAGAACGCTCCCTGCTGAGTACCATCACAGAGCCACACAAACCACTGCTAACTGTCAATCAAACAATCAAACTTGCTTCTGATAGGTCAGCAGGGAAAGAGGCGGGGCAAACAGAAGGTAATTCGAACATCCGCTCAACACACGCTCCCAAGAATGTCTGCCATTCAGAGCACGGCAACAGCCAATCAGCCGCTCCCGCTAAAAACCAGGATGCAGTCAAGAAGCGTTTAAGACTGCGAAGAACCCAGAGGCTAGAGGAGGATCAAAGCAAATCCAGCTCATCAACAGGTGGATTATCTGCTGAAGAGAGCAAACTGGCCTCAGCCGGCCCTGGCAAGGGTCAGCGTGCCACTCAAACGGCCCTCAGAGACGCCAGCCGTGTGCTGGAAAAGGCATCGAGGAGGAAACCGCGGGAACCTGGGACTGAGGCAGTGGGTAACGCTGGAAGAAGGATGGCTGTTAATGACATTCAGGAAGCTGTATTCTGA